The proteins below come from a single Aspergillus oryzae RIB40 DNA, chromosome 5 genomic window:
- a CDS encoding protein transporter YIF1 (predicted membrane protein), with protein sequence MYRQSFAPPPAQSPPLHHPVPQHVSTVPMMRSPPPPTSQQSQTSGYGNNPYQPAPAQGGSGTYAPGFGGFINDPTAQMGFQVGKTAMMAGQEYMEQNLNRYVSIPALKHYFNVSNSYVLNKLALVLFPWRHKPWSRQQSRVTAASTGPNGQISHQQYSTMFLPPRDDLNSPDMYIPVMALVTYILLSAMLAGFRGNFHPELLGSITTTAIAVIVFEILCLKLATYILSINNESQLLDLVAYSGYKFVGIIITLVTSEVLTPGRGTGGWVGWVVFIYTFLANAFFLLRSLKYVLLPDSATDARTGSMHTVARSQRNRRTQFLFIYSYVIQFIFMWVLSREGPTASNVAGSAS encoded by the exons ATGTACCGCCAGTCCTTCGCTCCGCCGCCAGCACAGTCACctccgcttcatcatccaGTTCCTCAGCATGTTTCCACCGTCCCTATGATGcgctctcctccccctccgACATCCCAGCAGTCTCAGACGTCTGGCTATGGTAACAACCCATATCAGCCCGCTCCGGCGCAAGGCGGTAGTGGGACCTACGCCCCTGGATTTGGAGGTTTCATCAACGATCCCACGGCGCAAATGGGATTTCAGGTCGGGAAGACCGCTATGATGGCCGGGCAAGAATATATGGAACAGAAT CTAAACCGCTACGTTTCCATTCCCGCCTTGAAACACTATTTCAATGTGTCCAACTCCTATGTATTGAATAAACTCGCCCTGGTGCTCTTTCCTTGGAGACACAAACCATGGTCTCGCCAGCAGAGCCGTGTCACGGCGGCATCCACAGGCCCCAATGGTCAGATCTCCCATCAGCAATACTCGACCATGTTCCTGCCCCCTCGCGATGACCTGAACTCCCCCGATATGTATATTCCGGTCATGGCTCTCGTCACATATATCCTCCTATCGGCAATGCTGGCAGGGTTCAGAGGCAACTTCCACCCCGAGCTTCTTGGTTCGATCACGACAACAGCTATTGCAGTCATCGTATTCGAGATACTTTGTCTAAAGCTGGCTACCTATATTCTCAGCATCAACAATGAGTCGCAGCTACTAGATCTCGTGGCTTACTCAGGCTATAAATTTGTGGGCATCATCATTACCTTAGTGACATCCGAGGTTCTAACTCCGGGAAGAGGAACCGGTGGTTGGGTCGGCTGGGTTGTGTTCATTTACACGTTCCTAGCTAATGCGTTCTTCTTG CTTCGTTCTTTGAAATATGTCCTCCTTCCGGACTCAGCCACTGATGCACGCACGGGATCGATGCACACCGTCGCCCGGTCACAACGCAATCGTCGCACCCAATTTCTGTTCATCTATTCTTATGTTATCCAGTTCATCTTCATGTGGGTGCTGAGCCGAGAGGGCCCAACTGCTTCGAACGTAGCTGGTTCAGCGTCGTAA
- a CDS encoding signal recognition particle receptor subunit alpha (signal recognition particle receptor, alpha subunit), producing MLEAFEILTTSGVVLWSKSYAPVGAHIINSLINDVFIEEKVQIQAANAAYPVYKKEKYTLKWKKVKEFNLIFVAVYQSLLHLGWIDKLLDNISTLFIDIYKDQLRSTRVRVVEYPFDKYFEQQVKELEDNSAPINSEGVVTGAENKKDPLVSSEHGGPPPPSVPGLIQGPGGRVSRRARKAANAGANVSSGDESIRKGKTPKGGKKMRKWDADGYADEDDGTVLDYSAPADGDEAAAPAVEAVAQDSWGHRTGKGQFVLKDLGDEVHSILENADSEKAKNRATGIVGSGFNAIGGLFRNIVGGKVLTESDLEKPLKAMEDHLLKKNVAREAAVRLCDGVQRELVGKKTGNFQSVDAALRQAMESSLRKILTPTSSLDLLREIDTVTSPTSKQQSPRPYVISIVGVNGVGKSTNLGKICYFLLQNNYRVLIAACDTFRSGAVEQLRVHARNLKELSARENVGQVELYEKGYGKDAANVAKDAVEYGAANKFDVVLIDTAGRRHNDQRLMSSLEKFGKFAKPDKIFMVGEALVGTDSVMQARNFNQAFGTGRNLDGFIISKCDTVGDMVGTLVSMVHATGIPIVFLGVGQHYGDLRGLSVPWAVNLLMK from the exons ATGTTGGAAGCGTTCGAGATTCTCACTACTTCCGGGGTAGTTTTATGGTCCAAGTCCTACGCCCCCGTTGGCGCCCACATTATCAACAGCCTTATCAATGATGTCTTTatcgaagaaaaggtccAGATCCAAGCAGCGAATGCGGCCTACCCCGTGtacaaaaaggaaaaatatACAttgaagtggaagaaagtcaaggaGTTTAATTTGATATTTGTG GCCGTGTATCAATCACTTCTGCATCTCGGTTGGATCGACAAACTTCTGGACAATATCTCGACCTTGTTCATTGACATATACAAAGACCaattacggagtactcgTGTTAGGGTGGTCGAATATCCTTTTGACAAATATTTCGAACAACAAGTTAAGGAGCTTGAAGACAATTCAGCGCCCATCAATTCAGAGGGTGTCGTGACCGGTGCggaaaataagaaagacCCGCTTGTCTCGTCGGAACATGGTGGCCCTCCACCCCCATCTGTGCCTGGCCTTATTCAAG GACCTGGTGGCCGAGTTTCTCGCCGTGCGCGCAAGGCGGCGAACGCGGGCGCAAACGTTTCATCGGGGGATGAGAGCATCCGCAAGGGAAAGACACCGAAGGGAGGCAAGAAGATGCGCAAATGGGATGCGGATGGATatgccgatgaagatgatggtacGGTTCTGGATTATTCCGCACCTGCTGATGGCGACGAAGCAGCTGCTCCGGCCGTGGAAGCTGTTGCACAGGATTCCTGGGGCCACAGAACTGGGAAAGGACAGTTCGTTCTGAAAGACTTGGGTGATGAAGTCCATTCTATCTTGGAGAATGCGGACAGTGAAAAAGCGAAGAACAGGGCCACCGGAATCGTTGGCTCAGGATTCAATGCTATCGGTGGCCTTTTCCGCAACATCGTGGGTGGGAAGGTCCTGACCGAATCCGATTTGGAGAAGCCCCTGAAGGCCATGGAGGACCATCTTCTGAAGAAAAACGTGGCGCGTGAAGCAGCAGTCCGCCTATGTGACGGTGTGCAGCGGGAACTTGtcggaaagaaaacaggaaacttTCAAAGTGTGGATGCTGCATTGCGCCAAGCCATGGAGTCGTCTTTGCGGAAGATACTCACCCCTACATCTTCGCTGGATCTGCTTCGTGAGATTGATACAGTCACATCTCCCACAAGTAAACAGCAGTCTCCCCGCCCTTATGTCATCTCCATAGTTGGAGTTAACGGCGTTGGAAAATCGACCAATTTGGGCAAGATTTGCTACTTCCTGTTGCAAAACAACTATCGTGTCCTGATTGCAGCATGCGATACTTTCCGCTCTGGCGCGGTCGAGCAACTTCGTGTGCACGCCCGGAACTTGAAAGAACTCAGTGCCCGTGAAAATGTTGGGCAAGTTGAGCTGTATGAGAAGGGATATGGCAAGGATGCAGCAAATGTGGCCAAGGATGCTGTTGAGTACGGAGCTGCCAACAAGTTCGACGTTGTTTTGATCGATACTGCTGGCCGGCGTCATAACGACCAGCGCCTGATGTCTTCTCTCGAGAAATTTGGCAAATTTGCCAAACCGGATAAGATCTTCATGGTTGGAGAAGCTCTGGTTGGCACTGATAGTGTAATGCAGGCGCGTAACTTCAACCAAGCATTTGGCACTGGCAGAAACCTGGATGGGTTCATTATCAGCAAGTGTGACACTGTCGGGGACATGGTTGGCACACTCGTGAGCATGGTCCATGCAACTGGTATTCCCATTGTATTTTTGGGAGTCGGGCAGCATTATGGAGATTTGCGAGGACTCAGTGTTCCTTGGGCTGTTAACTTGTTGATGAAGTGA